The genomic region CACTAGATAAGAAGGTATTACGATTCCAGTAACTGAGGCAACATTAGCGATGTATTTAGATGTTGTAGAAATAGAGGAACTATCTGCATCTTCGGGAGAACTACTAACTACAGATGATTCTGTTTCTAAAGGAGATTCTGTGGGAACGGAATGTTCTACATGCGTTCCTCCTTCCACTTGTATTTCCATTAATTTTGTTGCACGCGCTCCTCCTGCCCGTTCCATTTCATTTAATTCTGCTCTACGCGCCCCTCTTGTAGAACTTCTCTCTATTTGTGctttttccacttctttcCCCATGACCATCTCCTATTAGATTTACTTTTAGTTCAGTTCCTTCTAATTTACAATTCCATGTAGATAAA from Plasmodium vivax scf_4303 genomic scaffold, whole genome shotgun sequence harbors:
- a CDS encoding variable surface protein Vir7, putative (encoded by transcript PVX_032690A); this encodes MVMGKEVEKAQIERSSTRGARRAELNEMERAGGARATKLMEIQVEGGTHVEHSVPTESPLETESSVVSSSPEDADSSSISTTSKYIANVASVTGIVIPSYLVYNFTPAGTWINRLFGRTPKMNHNTLADMELINNFSQTGPFNSERSRFDISYRPV